From Chryseobacterium joostei, the proteins below share one genomic window:
- a CDS encoding acyl-CoA thioesterase yields the protein MQNKPITFQFISEPSDVNYGGNVHGGSVMKWIDQAGYACATTWSGNYSVTVYVGGIRFYEPIKIGEVVKVDAQVIYTGSSSMHISINVFSRNLKQPTFDKKTHCIIVFVAVDENGKKLPVPKWTPETEEERQKEQYAKRLMDLRTQIEDEMKPFL from the coding sequence ATGCAGAACAAACCTATTACTTTTCAGTTTATTTCAGAACCATCAGATGTTAACTACGGTGGCAATGTACACGGTGGAAGCGTTATGAAATGGATTGATCAGGCAGGCTATGCGTGTGCCACCACCTGGAGCGGAAATTATTCTGTAACCGTATATGTTGGAGGAATTCGATTTTATGAGCCTATCAAGATAGGTGAAGTGGTAAAAGTGGATGCACAGGTGATCTATACGGGATCTTCCAGTATGCATATTTCCATCAATGTCTTTTCCCGAAACCTAAAGCAACCTACTTTTGATAAAAAAACACACTGTATCATTGTATTTGTAGCAGTAGACGAGAATGGTAAAAAGCTACCTGTTCCGAAATGGACTCCTGAAACTGAAGAAGAAAGACAAAAAGAACAATATGCCAAACGCCTGATGGATCTGAGAACGCAGATTGAAGATGAAATGAAACCTTTTTTATAA
- a CDS encoding arsenate reductase family protein: protein MKKVFYLNTCDTCRKILAQFDLTDWELREIKKQPITKEELEEMHKMTKSYDALFSRKSTQIKLRGLDVKSLTEKAFKELLLDHYTFLKRPVFLTDKEIFVGNDKKNIEALREFFGVNE from the coding sequence ATGAAGAAAGTATTTTACCTTAACACATGTGATACTTGTAGAAAGATTTTAGCACAGTTTGACCTTACAGACTGGGAGCTTCGTGAGATCAAAAAACAACCAATCACCAAAGAGGAATTGGAGGAAATGCATAAAATGACAAAGTCGTATGATGCGTTGTTCAGTAGAAAATCTACCCAGATCAAACTAAGAGGTTTAGATGTGAAGTCTCTGACTGAAAAAGCTTTTAAGGAATTATTATTGGATCATTATACATTCCTAAAGCGTCCTGTTTTCCTTACAGATAAAGAAATTTTTGTTGGAAATGATAAAAAGAATATTGAAGCTTTGAGAGAGTTCTTTGGAGTGAATGAATAA